Proteins encoded within one genomic window of Spirulina major PCC 6313:
- a CDS encoding trypsin-like serine peptidase — protein sequence MNNRFVAAIALVSLLLAVAPLPLRAENGDHTIGEGFVPDSLSVSDNPLSGTRVVINEDERKPVLTNAYPYSTIGRVDLLTPRGRLTGNCTGTLIGRDLVLTNSHCIADENTGDVLFPPEQIRFRPNMIQGEAEIIGVTEFEYGWQEAPGEAAADWAILRLDEAIGDRFGYLGWVALDFDNPRVIDAIANQIRLAGYSGDFPGAAQERFFGPAGDTAGQHAGCSVVDMAAALNVNRRALAQFAGQLFHACDTNPGASGSALIGHWEDGVYVVLGLHAGANQFDQPLNILGEGRSQAINRGVRVEQWAATAARMWRD from the coding sequence ATGAACAATCGTTTTGTTGCTGCGATCGCGCTGGTGAGCCTCCTCCTTGCTGTTGCACCGTTACCCCTGCGAGCCGAAAACGGCGATCACACAATTGGCGAAGGATTTGTGCCGGATTCCCTGTCCGTGAGCGATAACCCCCTCAGTGGGACTCGTGTGGTGATCAACGAAGACGAACGCAAACCTGTTCTCACCAATGCCTATCCCTACTCCACCATTGGCCGCGTTGACCTCTTAACTCCTCGTGGTCGGTTGACGGGGAATTGCACCGGAACCCTGATCGGACGGGATCTCGTGTTGACCAACTCCCACTGTATCGCCGATGAAAACACCGGAGATGTGTTGTTCCCCCCAGAGCAGATCCGGTTCCGCCCCAATATGATTCAGGGTGAAGCGGAGATCATCGGTGTGACCGAGTTTGAATATGGCTGGCAAGAGGCTCCTGGTGAAGCCGCAGCGGATTGGGCGATTCTCAGGCTTGACGAAGCGATCGGCGATCGCTTCGGCTATCTGGGTTGGGTGGCACTGGATTTTGACAATCCCCGCGTGATTGACGCGATCGCGAATCAAATCCGGCTTGCGGGCTATTCAGGAGATTTTCCCGGTGCGGCCCAAGAACGATTTTTCGGCCCGGCAGGAGATACGGCTGGCCAGCATGCTGGGTGCAGTGTGGTGGATATGGCGGCGGCGTTGAATGTGAATCGGCGGGCGTTGGCTCAGTTTGCGGGTCAATTGTTCCATGCCTGCGATACGAATCCAGGGGCATCGGGCAGCGCCTTGATCGGTCATTGGGAAGATGGTGTGTATGTGGTTTTGGGGCTGCATGCGGGGGCGAATCAGTTTGATCAACCCTTGAATATTCTGGGTGAGGGGCGATCGCAGGCCATCAACCGGGGCGTGCGGGTGGAACAATGGGCCGCCACCGCCGCCCGGATGTGGCGGGACTAA
- a CDS encoding transposase produces MGVSPLELSYHNKTLENCEKNSQIYNALKTWLGQDIPWAHLSHLTTCIWMVIAVIQTGAVNLTKWLPYLPCRGLFAQSKQRRVRRWLGNSRINIHRLYKPIIKAALADWQDEVMYLSLDTSLFWDEYCLIRVAVVHRGRALPLGWRVLAHPSASVAANTYRELLQDVARLLPQGVKVVLLADRGFVQTETMTLVRTFGWHYRIRIKSNTWLWHSAKGWSQPKAFHLKPGEALCWHNVKLHKGEWYGPVHVIFGRNNVNGEFWAVVSDEPTHLQTFAEYGLRFDIEEAFLDDQSGGWHLQSSQLRSVCVLSRLCFILALATLYVSAQGLEVVQSGKRRWVDPHWFRGNSYFRYRS; encoded by the coding sequence ATGGGAGTCAGTCCTCTAGAATTGAGTTACCACAACAAAACTCTGGAGAACTGTGAAAAAAACTCCCAAATTTACAATGCCCTGAAAACCTGGTTGGGTCAAGACATCCCCTGGGCGCATCTGAGCCACCTGACTACCTGCATCTGGATGGTCATCGCCGTCATCCAAACCGGAGCAGTCAACCTCACGAAATGGCTGCCGTATCTGCCCTGTCGAGGATTGTTTGCCCAAAGTAAACAGCGGCGAGTCCGACGCTGGCTGGGCAATAGCCGCATCAATATTCATCGACTCTACAAACCCATCATCAAAGCCGCCTTAGCCGATTGGCAGGATGAGGTGATGTACCTGAGCTTAGACACCTCACTATTTTGGGATGAGTATTGTCTGATTCGGGTGGCTGTGGTGCATCGCGGTCGTGCTTTACCCCTAGGCTGGCGTGTGTTGGCTCACCCCAGTGCCTCGGTTGCCGCCAACACCTACCGAGAACTGCTCCAAGATGTCGCTCGACTCCTACCGCAAGGGGTGAAGGTGGTGCTGCTGGCTGACCGTGGCTTTGTGCAGACGGAGACTATGACGCTGGTGCGCACCTTCGGCTGGCATTATCGCATCCGCATCAAAAGCAATACCTGGCTTTGGCACTCTGCCAAGGGCTGGAGCCAACCAAAAGCGTTTCATCTCAAACCCGGTGAAGCCCTCTGCTGGCACAACGTCAAACTTCACAAAGGTGAATGGTATGGTCCGGTTCATGTCATTTTCGGTCGCAACAATGTCAATGGCGAGTTTTGGGCGGTTGTCAGTGATGAACCGACCCACCTCCAGACTTTTGCTGAGTATGGTCTCCGGTTTGATATCGAGGAGGCGTTTCTCGATGACCAGTCTGGGGGTTGGCACCTCCAATCTTCCCAACTTCGCTCAGTTTGTGTTCTTTCCCGTCTCTGCTTCATTCTGGCTCTGGCGACTCTCTATGTCTCAGCTCAGGGTCTTGAGGTTGTCCAATCGGGCAAGCGTCGCTGGGTTGACCCCCATTGGTTTCGCGGCAATAGCTATTTTCGTTATCGGTCTTGA
- a CDS encoding M48 family metalloprotease, whose amino-acid sequence MKLAWSILLLPLGFISAEAAIALEPPLESDEIAIAASPATPAAIPSIITPPSPQDIPTAIAFEPEPLAVAVPAEPMPSEPRPTAQAEPDATAPPVDEDIDATPAEPEAEAAISTIPLKSPDPWGETGFGSFALTPDDRARHELLRQGDRAFGAADLPTAVEFYQAAKEPFALEQSGEHAAHVAAITDPDLLSPAAGVYWRTHQEGVAANLTSKIFAPLDLLLEEQPEFIPAYVSYAQELRDRNQNERAIEILEQAANRYPDQPELLMMTIDAKREAEEWLDASLLARQFTILNPDHPQAEAFSLIADETFERYERKLRSRIRGNAIANILTGIVGFAVTGNIFGPISAVETAIILLDGEEKIGDRIANRVKEVAPMVDDPLLLGYVDEIGQALAQTTGRDEFTYEFNIILDDTLNAFALPGGKIFINAGAILETETEAELAGLIAHEISHSALSHGFQLVTKGQFTANLAQYVPFGGLATNLLVFGYSRGMERQADRLGTRMLAASGYAADGVRNLMATLDAMNKPSPPAWLSTHPDTSDRVQYLETYILENGLNRYSFEGIDRHTRMRQRALDLINEYRQSADYRRRRDRRR is encoded by the coding sequence ATGAAACTGGCTTGGTCTATCCTCCTGCTTCCCCTCGGTTTCATCAGTGCTGAAGCGGCGATCGCACTCGAACCGCCGCTAGAGTCCGATGAAATTGCGATCGCGGCTTCCCCAGCGACCCCAGCGGCAATTCCGAGCATCATTACCCCACCCTCCCCCCAAGACATCCCGACAGCGATCGCGTTCGAGCCGGAACCGTTGGCCGTAGCAGTTCCCGCCGAGCCGATGCCGAGCGAACCCAGACCCACGGCCCAAGCAGAACCGGACGCGACCGCTCCCCCTGTCGATGAGGACATCGACGCAACCCCAGCGGAGCCGGAAGCCGAGGCAGCCATTTCAACCATTCCCCTCAAAAGTCCCGATCCGTGGGGGGAAACGGGGTTTGGGTCGTTTGCATTGACTCCGGATGACCGCGCCCGTCATGAATTGCTGCGTCAGGGCGATCGCGCCTTTGGGGCCGCAGATCTGCCGACGGCGGTGGAGTTTTATCAAGCAGCCAAAGAGCCGTTTGCCTTGGAGCAGTCCGGCGAACACGCGGCCCACGTTGCCGCGATTACCGATCCTGACCTGCTATCCCCCGCTGCTGGGGTCTATTGGCGCACCCACCAAGAGGGCGTTGCCGCGAATTTAACCAGTAAGATTTTCGCGCCGCTGGATTTACTCCTTGAAGAGCAGCCGGAATTTATCCCGGCCTATGTGAGCTATGCCCAAGAATTGCGCGATCGCAACCAAAATGAACGCGCCATAGAAATTCTCGAACAGGCCGCCAATCGTTACCCGGATCAGCCAGAGCTACTGATGATGACGATTGATGCCAAACGGGAAGCGGAAGAATGGCTCGATGCGTCATTGTTGGCGCGTCAGTTTACGATCCTCAATCCGGATCATCCCCAAGCGGAAGCCTTTAGCCTGATTGCCGATGAGACCTTTGAACGCTATGAGCGGAAGTTACGGAGCCGGATTCGGGGCAATGCGATCGCCAATATTTTGACCGGAATTGTGGGGTTTGCGGTGACGGGGAATATTTTCGGCCCCATCTCCGCTGTGGAAACCGCTATTATTCTCCTCGATGGGGAAGAGAAAATCGGCGATCGCATCGCCAACCGCGTCAAAGAAGTCGCGCCGATGGTGGATGATCCGCTGCTGCTGGGCTACGTGGACGAAATCGGGCAAGCCCTCGCCCAAACCACCGGCCGCGACGAATTTACCTATGAATTCAACATCATCCTTGATGACACCCTCAACGCCTTCGCCCTCCCTGGCGGCAAAATCTTCATCAACGCCGGAGCCATTCTCGAAACCGAAACCGAAGCCGAACTCGCGGGCCTGATCGCCCACGAAATTTCCCATTCCGCCCTGTCCCACGGCTTTCAACTGGTGACCAAAGGGCAATTCACCGCCAACCTCGCCCAGTATGTCCCCTTCGGCGGTCTCGCCACGAATCTACTCGTCTTCGGCTACAGTCGCGGCATGGAACGGCAGGCAGATCGCCTTGGCACTCGGATGCTCGCCGCCAGCGGTTATGCCGCAGATGGGGTGCGGAACCTGATGGCCACCCTTGACGCGATGAACAAGCCCAGCCCGCCCGCATGGTTATCGACGCACCCGGATACGAGCGATCGCGTCCAATACCTCGAAACCTACATCCTCGAAAACGGCTTAAACCGCTACAGCTTCGAGGGCATCGATCGCCACACCCGAATGCGACAACGGGCCCTAGACCTGATCAACGAATATCGCCAAAGTGCCGACTATCGCCGCCGCCGCGATCGCCGCCGCTAA
- a CDS encoding helix-turn-helix domain-containing protein: MPIKNYITTEEKKILQHELKYQENPDIRERILMLLLRNDGKKYQEIADFLGCSLRKVAYWCTHGDPNNLESLVDERMKGNFHKATPEYIELLIEIINKEPKEFGYEYGRWTAERLAKHLEQETGIELSSSQVRRILKKTNLCTFGQNTA; this comes from the coding sequence ATGCCGATTAAAAACTATATAACCACGGAAGAGAAAAAAATATTGCAGCATGAACTCAAGTATCAGGAGAATCCAGATATTCGAGAAAGAATCTTGATGCTCTTATTAAGAAATGATGGCAAAAAATATCAAGAGATTGCCGATTTTTTGGGTTGCTCATTAAGAAAAGTTGCCTACTGGTGTACTCATGGAGATCCGAATAATTTGGAAAGCCTGGTTGACGAAAGAATGAAAGGAAATTTTCATAAAGCCACACCTGAGTATATAGAATTATTAATAGAAATCATCAACAAAGAGCCGAAAGAATTTGGGTATGAATATGGAAGGTGGACAGCAGAGAGATTAGCAAAGCATTTAGAGCAAGAGACTGGAATTGAATTGAGTTCTAGTCAAGTCAGAAGGATTCTAAAAAAAACAAATTTGTGTACATTTGGTCAAAATACAGCTTAG
- a CDS encoding transposase — MSDKKRYVDFLKKRTGENFYHVLKQFYEHLKHEWAGEDKKAEDFEKDGCKIVLVLDNASIHKT; from the coding sequence TTGTCTGATAAGAAACGGTATGTAGACTTTCTGAAAAAAAGGACAGGAGAAAATTTTTATCATGTACTAAAACAGTTTTATGAACATCTAAAACATGAATGGGCTGGGGAAGATAAAAAGGCAGAAGACTTTGAAAAAGATGGCTGTAAAATTGTTCTTGTTTTAGACAATGCAAGTATTCATAAAACGTAA
- a CDS encoding transketolase has translation MSVATATPTFCDGIQYFAETLPGFDQYGGEAAIAPGQTAIASPSDPKAVYQTLLAADALRYLTLQITASKQSGHPGGFASIADGIAALVMLGYKNITTEVGHHAPGFYSNVFLDQSLEAMGINTVQGMRDRFRETHGLLGHLSGQIPGLLNPAGPLGQGQHFAMAGAKLNPGVLFPVTIGDGGLGEPYIMSSFGHFNTAYPDTTNFLPILVWNGYSQEHHSMVSTKTNAEMLAYWQGNGFAEVILLDAKDYDDADQPGDYVDSTAFSFAGRLKFTQALLEATDKAAKSALGGTLTVLIVKQLKGAGVHKRGAKSHNLYPGDSVEKDYIIAALQARALTPQAWELVRTNYVRANGGPAAQTAVTESVRPVPELGSVTLQEFPLGDKQVSTTAMGAMVVQVGQADPDFVVTNADGNAASGINNINVGLKIVHPTTDADYFQQPQGQVYEPLSEDACAGLAAAQALFGARSLWCSYESFAINGLPIWQTVTQAMAELRRPTPATVCLFTAGALEQGRNGWTHQRPEVENYFAAMMRNGNVFPLFPCDANSTQACYEWALQQVNKGITITVSKSPLPIRSTVEQTRDALTHGAFVLQETPGEKTVVFAVLGDMTLIPALDAAEQLKAQGIGSKVVVVVSPRRLYRPSDVAADLCSESDQGFLSAAEFAALFDGDAVLAITGGSGAMLEPILLRSTAPRDLFAWKRGDTAASAAAVMAFNGLTAAAFVQRATTLLS, from the coding sequence ATGTCTGTAGCCACTGCCACCCCCACATTCTGCGACGGCATTCAATATTTTGCGGAGACATTGCCAGGCTTTGACCAATACGGCGGCGAGGCAGCGATCGCACCGGGACAAACCGCGATCGCCTCCCCCAGCGACCCCAAGGCCGTCTATCAAACCCTCTTGGCAGCCGATGCCCTGCGCTATCTCACCCTCCAAATCACCGCCAGTAAGCAATCGGGCCACCCCGGCGGTTTTGCCAGCATTGCCGATGGAATCGCAGCCTTGGTGATGCTCGGCTACAAAAACATCACCACCGAAGTCGGCCACCACGCCCCCGGCTTCTATAGCAACGTCTTCCTCGATCAATCCCTCGAAGCGATGGGGATTAACACCGTGCAAGGAATGCGCGATCGCTTCCGCGAAACCCACGGCCTCCTCGGTCACCTCTCCGGACAAATCCCCGGCCTGCTTAACCCCGCTGGCCCCCTCGGCCAAGGGCAACACTTCGCCATGGCCGGCGCGAAACTCAACCCCGGCGTGCTCTTCCCCGTCACCATCGGCGACGGCGGGTTAGGCGAACCCTACATCATGAGCAGCTTCGGCCACTTCAACACCGCCTACCCCGACACCACCAACTTCCTGCCGATCCTCGTCTGGAATGGCTACAGCCAAGAACACCACAGCATGGTATCCACCAAAACCAACGCCGAAATGCTCGCCTATTGGCAGGGCAACGGCTTCGCTGAGGTGATTCTCCTCGATGCCAAAGACTACGACGATGCTGATCAACCGGGTGATTATGTGGACAGCACCGCGTTTTCCTTTGCAGGTCGCCTCAAATTTACCCAAGCCCTCCTCGAAGCCACGGACAAAGCCGCGAAATCCGCCCTCGGTGGCACGCTGACGGTCTTGATCGTCAAGCAACTCAAAGGCGCAGGCGTTCACAAGCGCGGCGCGAAATCCCATAACCTCTATCCCGGTGATTCCGTCGAAAAAGACTACATCATCGCCGCGCTCCAAGCCCGCGCCCTCACCCCCCAAGCCTGGGAATTGGTGCGCACCAACTACGTCCGCGCCAACGGTGGCCCGGCCGCTCAAACCGCTGTGACGGAGAGCGTTCGCCCCGTACCGGAGTTGGGTAGCGTCACCCTGCAAGAATTTCCCCTGGGTGATAAACAAGTGTCCACCACAGCGATGGGTGCAATGGTGGTGCAGGTGGGTCAAGCTGACCCGGATTTTGTCGTGACGAATGCCGACGGTAACGCCGCTTCGGGGATTAACAACATCAATGTGGGCTTGAAAATTGTTCACCCCACCACGGATGCGGACTATTTCCAACAGCCCCAAGGCCAAGTCTATGAACCCTTGAGCGAGGATGCTTGTGCGGGGTTGGCGGCGGCTCAGGCGTTGTTTGGGGCGCGATCGCTCTGGTGCTCCTACGAATCCTTCGCGATCAACGGTCTCCCCATTTGGCAAACCGTCACCCAAGCCATGGCCGAACTGCGCCGCCCCACCCCCGCCACGGTCTGCCTCTTCACCGCCGGCGCTTTGGAACAGGGGCGCAACGGTTGGACGCACCAACGCCCCGAAGTGGAAAACTATTTCGCCGCCATGATGCGCAACGGCAACGTTTTCCCCCTCTTCCCCTGCGATGCCAACAGCACCCAAGCCTGCTATGAATGGGCACTCCAGCAGGTGAACAAAGGCATCACGATCACGGTGTCTAAATCCCCCCTGCCGATTCGCTCAACGGTGGAGCAAACCCGCGACGCTCTCACCCATGGCGCGTTTGTTCTCCAGGAAACCCCCGGCGAAAAAACCGTCGTTTTCGCGGTTTTAGGCGATATGACCCTGATTCCGGCGCTCGATGCAGCCGAGCAACTTAAGGCCCAGGGCATTGGTTCAAAAGTTGTGGTGGTAGTGAGTCCCCGCCGTCTCTATCGGCCGTCAGATGTGGCGGCGGATCTATGCAGTGAATCGGATCAGGGTTTCCTCTCCGCTGCGGAGTTTGCGGCGCTGTTCGATGGGGATGCGGTGTTGGCAATCACGGGCGGTTCTGGTGCAATGTTGGAACCAATCCTGCTCCGTTCGACGGCTCCTCGCGATTTGTTTGCCTGGAAGCGGGGCGACACGGCGGCCAGTGCAGCGGCGGTGATGGCGTTTAACGGTCTGACGGCGGCAGCGTTTGTCCAACGGGCGACGACGCTTTTGAGTTAA
- a CDS encoding WD40 repeat domain-containing protein, with translation MNHFQTQPEAHDVVLGGQALTPDGLVLGGFSGVQTRLRNPQEAVRRAALVEAMQQGDRGVALVLNALQDHSPRVQWTAYQLLQDWAVTIADTLEQERWYVKILLTLRSFNPWPLFSNLLSIQAHSQPITGLAISPDGQTLISSSLDKTIKLWHVPTGQLRHTLVGHSDWVSAIALTPDGTTLASGSMDRSIKLWDLTTPQLQRIFTSPNSFVKAIAISPDQQTILSGGVDGMLTLWDSDSGQIRQHLIGHHSVIQAVCFSPDQRFAASGSADGVILLWDLATGRAIATLHGHLNSITSLVWHPEQSALISSSTDKTLILWDIKHQTLQHRFIGHLNEIHALCLSNNGKTIMSSGSDAAINIWNLRTRKLQHTLVGYQSSVLSLASNQGGTQIISGSMDGKINVWGVKD, from the coding sequence ATGAATCATTTTCAGACTCAACCTGAAGCCCATGATGTGGTCTTGGGGGGACAAGCCCTAACCCCGGATGGCCTGGTGTTAGGGGGCTTTTCCGGTGTGCAAACGCGCCTCCGGAACCCCCAAGAAGCCGTGCGACGGGCGGCGCTAGTTGAAGCGATGCAACAGGGCGATCGCGGCGTGGCTCTCGTGCTCAATGCCCTGCAAGATCACAGTCCCCGTGTCCAATGGACAGCTTATCAACTGCTGCAAGACTGGGCGGTGACGATCGCAGACACCCTCGAACAGGAGCGGTGGTATGTGAAAATTTTGCTGACGTTGCGATCGTTCAATCCCTGGCCCCTGTTTAGTAACCTCCTCAGCATCCAAGCCCACAGCCAACCCATCACCGGACTCGCGATCAGCCCCGACGGCCAAACCCTGATCAGCAGCAGCCTCGATAAAACGATCAAACTCTGGCACGTTCCCACCGGGCAACTGCGCCACACCCTTGTCGGGCATTCGGATTGGGTCTCTGCGATCGCCCTCACCCCCGACGGCACTACCCTCGCCAGCGGCAGCATGGATCGCAGCATCAAACTTTGGGATCTCACCACCCCCCAACTGCAACGCATTTTCACCAGTCCCAACAGTTTCGTGAAAGCGATCGCCATCAGTCCCGACCAACAGACCATCCTCAGCGGCGGCGTTGATGGTATGCTCACCCTCTGGGACAGTGACAGCGGCCAAATCCGCCAGCACCTCATCGGCCATCACAGCGTCATCCAAGCCGTCTGTTTCAGCCCCGATCAACGCTTTGCCGCCAGTGGCAGCGCCGACGGGGTGATCCTGCTCTGGGATTTAGCCACCGGACGCGCGATCGCCACCCTCCACGGCCACCTCAACAGCATCACCAGCCTTGTCTGGCATCCCGAACAATCCGCCCTGATCAGCAGCAGCACCGACAAAACCCTGATCCTCTGGGATATTAAACACCAGACCCTTCAGCATCGTTTCATTGGCCATTTGAATGAAATTCACGCCCTTTGTCTCAGTAATAATGGCAAAACCATCATGAGTAGTGGATCAGATGCTGCGATCAATATTTGGAACCTCCGAACCCGCAAACTTCAACACACCTTAGTCGGCTATCAAAGCTCCGTACTTTCGCTGGCCAGTAACCAGGGTGGCACTCAAATCATCAGTGGAAGTATGGATGGCAAAATCAATGTTTGGGGTGTGAAAGATTAG
- the murA gene encoding UDP-N-acetylglucosamine 1-carboxyvinyltransferase translates to MQSVETPDSGPTLHIVGGHPLSGHVKISGAKNSVLAIMAATLLCPDDCVLRNVPNLTDIQRMNQVLESLGIKIQHEGDRLTLDTRHISTSKAPYELVSKLRASFFIIGSLVARLGTARVPLPGGCAIGARPVDLHVRGLQALGAHVRIEHGIVHADVPGGRLKGGNIYLDYPSVGATETLMMAATLADGETIIENAAQEPEVADLANFCRAMGAKIRGAGTNTITISGVPYLHSVDYAIIPDRIEAGTFLVAGAITQSELTIGPVIPDHLSPVLAKLREMGSDVVAEGLNQLRIIPNCRKATDIETLPYPGFPTDMQAQFMALMTLSEGNSVITETVFENRMRHVAELVRMGADIRVKGQNAIIKGVPFLSGAPVLATDLRASAALVLAGLAANGKTIVKGLHHLDRGYDNLETKLQGIGAKLERVAALDHAEA, encoded by the coding sequence GTGCAATCCGTCGAGACCCCCGATTCGGGGCCGACGCTGCACATTGTCGGAGGACATCCCCTCTCCGGTCACGTCAAAATCAGCGGGGCAAAAAATTCAGTCCTTGCCATTATGGCTGCCACCCTCCTGTGCCCGGATGATTGCGTTCTCCGCAATGTCCCTAACCTGACGGATATTCAACGGATGAACCAAGTGCTTGAATCCCTAGGGATTAAAATCCAGCACGAAGGCGATCGCCTCACCCTCGACACCCGACACATCAGCACCTCCAAAGCCCCCTACGAGTTAGTCTCGAAACTCCGCGCCAGTTTCTTCATCATCGGCTCGCTCGTGGCTCGCCTGGGGACAGCCCGCGTCCCCCTACCGGGAGGCTGTGCGATCGGAGCGCGTCCTGTCGATCTCCATGTGCGAGGCCTACAAGCCCTCGGTGCTCATGTTCGCATTGAACACGGCATCGTCCATGCCGACGTGCCCGGCGGACGCTTGAAAGGAGGCAATATTTACCTTGACTATCCCAGTGTCGGGGCAACGGAAACCCTAATGATGGCCGCCACCCTCGCTGACGGTGAGACCATTATTGAAAACGCCGCCCAAGAACCCGAAGTGGCCGACCTCGCCAATTTCTGCCGCGCCATGGGAGCCAAAATTCGCGGTGCAGGAACCAATACAATCACCATCTCTGGGGTTCCCTATCTTCACAGCGTGGACTATGCCATCATTCCCGATCGCATCGAAGCCGGAACCTTCCTCGTTGCCGGTGCGATCACCCAATCGGAACTAACCATCGGCCCCGTGATCCCCGACCATCTCAGCCCCGTCCTGGCTAAACTGCGGGAAATGGGATCGGACGTGGTGGCCGAAGGTCTGAATCAACTGCGGATTATTCCCAATTGTCGCAAAGCAACGGACATTGAAACCCTCCCCTATCCAGGGTTTCCCACGGATATGCAAGCGCAGTTCATGGCCCTGATGACCCTCTCGGAAGGCAACAGCGTCATCACAGAAACGGTGTTTGAAAACCGGATGCGCCATGTGGCGGAACTGGTGCGGATGGGCGCGGATATCCGGGTCAAGGGGCAAAACGCCATTATCAAAGGCGTGCCCTTCCTGTCCGGTGCGCCGGTGCTGGCGACGGATTTACGGGCTTCGGCGGCGTTGGTGTTGGCGGGTTTGGCGGCCAATGGCAAAACGATTGTGAAAGGTCTCCATCACCTCGATCGCGGCTACGATAACCTCGAAACGAAACTCCAAGGCATTGGGGCCAAGTTAGAGCGCGTCGCTGCACTGGATCACGCCGAAGCGTAG